One window of Microcoleus vaginatus PCC 9802 genomic DNA carries:
- a CDS encoding amino acid ABC transporter substrate-binding protein — translation MRKWGFLLLASVLFVAPLASCRDRSAQTGQTTATTTAQGQSQQGSSRIDTIVSRGKLICGVSGELPGFSFVDEKGKYSGLDVDVCRAVAAAIFDDPEKVEYRKLNAKDRFTVLQAGEIDILSRNTTYTASRDTTTGLEFAPVIFYDSQSIMVKKDSGIKTLQDFAGKSICVQTGTSTEQNLSDQMRKLGVKYTPVVFEDVNATFATYQEGRCQGVTADRSQLVSKRTTLPNSENNVVLPIVMSKEPLAPAVKSGDPKWAEAVRWIVFAAIEAEDLGINSGNVDKLVASTTDPNVKRLLGKEGDLGKGLGLPNDYAVRVVKKVGNYGEMYDRNLGPKSTLKLERGQNRLWKDGGLLYSPPFR, via the coding sequence ATGCGTAAATGGGGATTTCTGTTACTAGCAAGTGTGTTATTTGTGGCACCGTTGGCATCTTGTAGGGATCGATCGGCACAAACCGGACAAACAACAGCAACAACTACTGCTCAAGGCCAATCGCAACAAGGTTCGAGCCGGATAGATACAATTGTCAGCCGCGGCAAACTGATTTGTGGCGTCAGCGGCGAACTGCCGGGTTTTAGCTTTGTAGACGAAAAAGGCAAATATTCGGGACTGGATGTGGATGTGTGCAGGGCTGTCGCGGCGGCAATATTTGACGATCCCGAAAAAGTCGAGTACCGAAAACTCAACGCTAAAGATAGATTTACAGTTTTGCAGGCCGGAGAAATCGACATTCTCAGCCGAAATACCACCTACACGGCCAGCCGCGACACCACTACCGGACTGGAATTTGCCCCGGTGATCTTTTATGACTCTCAAAGCATCATGGTCAAAAAAGACAGCGGCATCAAAACCTTACAAGATTTTGCGGGCAAATCTATCTGCGTGCAGACAGGTACGAGCACCGAACAAAATTTATCTGACCAAATGCGAAAATTAGGAGTTAAATACACTCCAGTCGTGTTTGAAGATGTGAATGCTACGTTTGCTACCTATCAAGAAGGTCGCTGTCAAGGTGTTACTGCCGATCGATCGCAGCTAGTCTCGAAGCGGACAACTCTGCCGAATTCCGAGAATAATGTTGTTTTGCCGATCGTGATGTCAAAAGAACCGTTAGCCCCAGCGGTGAAAAGCGGCGATCCTAAATGGGCGGAGGCGGTGAGATGGATAGTTTTTGCGGCGATTGAAGCTGAAGATTTGGGAATTAATTCGGGAAATGTAGACAAACTTGTGGCAAGCACTACAGACCCGAACGTCAAACGTTTGCTAGGAAAAGAAGGAGATTTAGGTAAAGGTTTGGGACTTCCGAACGACTACGCCGTCCGCGTTGTTAAGAAAGTGGGGAATTACGGGGAAATGTACGATCGCAACCTCGGGCCCAAAAGTACACTTAAGTTAGAACGGGGTCAAAACAGACTCTGGAAAGATGGCGGTTTGCTTTACTCGCCGCCGTTCCGCTAA
- a CDS encoding amino acid ABC transporter permease, producing METVPILPPPATESPTPWNWARKNLFSTWYNSLLTVVCLIIAFQTIKGIIVWSTTKAQWRVLEANLPLFFAGRFPSESYWRLWIVTAIIAFLGGLTWGNIQRQERLWNPPLLIILGAAVVGAVISPIDLTSRLYLLGIIIAAAASYAIGRQINPKIMSWMPAIWVLSFPIVLWLIKGGLGLTEVSTNDWGGLVLTLFLAVISIVLSFPLGVLLALGRQSSLPVVRLLSTLYIEIIRGLPLIGILFLGQVMLQLFLPPEYPKLDRVIRAIAGLTLFSAAYLAENVRGGLQAVPRGQIEAARSIGLNTPLLTILIVLPQALRIVIPAIGGQFIGLFMDTSLLSLFGMLELIGISRAVLANPSYIGRYAEVYIFVGIIYWIFCYSMSLASRKIERTLGVGQR from the coding sequence ATGGAAACTGTCCCAATATTACCGCCCCCAGCCACCGAATCGCCTACCCCTTGGAATTGGGCGCGCAAAAATTTATTTAGTACCTGGTACAACAGCCTTCTGACAGTAGTGTGCCTAATTATCGCCTTCCAAACTATTAAAGGAATTATCGTTTGGTCAACAACAAAAGCTCAATGGCGCGTGTTAGAAGCGAACTTGCCACTATTTTTTGCCGGCAGATTTCCCAGCGAATCCTACTGGCGGCTGTGGATAGTAACGGCCATAATTGCCTTCTTGGGAGGATTAACTTGGGGAAACATTCAGCGGCAAGAACGTCTCTGGAATCCCCCTTTACTAATTATACTCGGTGCTGCGGTTGTGGGTGCGGTCATTTCGCCGATCGACCTAACCTCTCGCCTCTACCTCTTAGGAATTATTATCGCAGCCGCCGCCAGCTATGCCATCGGAAGACAAATTAACCCTAAAATAATGAGTTGGATGCCTGCAATCTGGGTTCTTTCCTTCCCAATAGTTTTGTGGTTAATTAAAGGAGGGTTAGGTTTGACAGAAGTGTCAACAAATGATTGGGGCGGTTTAGTATTGACGCTGTTTTTAGCAGTTATTAGTATTGTGCTTTCCTTTCCTTTGGGAGTATTGCTAGCACTTGGCCGACAAAGTTCTTTGCCCGTTGTGAGACTGTTATCAACATTATACATTGAAATTATTCGCGGTTTACCATTAATTGGCATTTTGTTTTTAGGTCAAGTGATGCTGCAACTATTCTTGCCGCCAGAATATCCGAAATTGGATAGAGTAATTAGAGCGATTGCTGGATTAACGTTATTTAGTGCAGCTTACTTGGCGGAAAACGTGCGCGGTGGCTTGCAGGCCGTGCCCCGGGGACAAATAGAAGCAGCTAGGTCGATCGGACTCAATACACCCCTGCTTACAATTCTCATTGTACTGCCTCAAGCACTGCGAATCGTCATTCCGGCGATCGGCGGTCAATTCATCGGATTATTCATGGATACATCCCTGCTGTCTCTATTCGGAATGTTAGAATTAATCGGAATATCCCGCGCAGTTTTAGCAAATCCATCCTATATTGGCAGGTACGCCGAAGTTTACATATTCGTAGGCATCATTTATTGGATATTTTGCTACTCAATGTCCCTAGCCAGCCGCAAAATCGAGCGAACTTTAGGAGTAGGCCAGCGCTAA
- the uvrC gene encoding excinuclease ABC subunit UvrC: MPSTKTLPLVKDSERLESRLKEIPAVPGVYLMRDESDRILYIGKSKKLRNRVRSYFRESQNLSPRIAMMVQQVREIEFIATDTEAEALALEANLVKQHQPYFNVLLKDDKKYPYLCITWSEEYPRIFITRKRRAGSAKDRYYGPYVDTGALRSTLHLIKRIFPLRQRPQPLFKDRPCLNYDIGRCVGVCQGLTSPEEYRKIIQKVAMIFQGRTEELLDILQPQMEEAAEDLNFETAARLRDQIKGLQSLSAGQKVSLPNDTVSRDAIALAADTQHACVQLFQIRAGQLVARLGFMAEIPSQLPLEKGGQELSQSIVKDGQELSQLSLSSPPSQGGERGGVEAGAILQRVLEEHYQNVESVEIPSEISVQYELPEAEILADWLSNRKGRKVTILTPQRQTKAELIEMVERNAEYELARMQRLSDRNSQAMEDLAEILDLPEVPRRIEGYDISHIQGSDAVASRVVFIDGLPANQHYRHYKIKNPEIKSGHSDDFASLAEVIGRRFRGLKEEGRGKREDGFSDLEEPEEISNLSSVSHTISDKPDLIMIDGGKGQLSAVVAVLREMNLLEELRVVSLAKQREEIFLPGESLPLQTNSEQPGVQLLRRVRDEAHRFAVSFHRDQRSERMKRSRLDEIPGLGHHRQKQLLAHFRSIDYLRLATPEQLAEVSGIGPRLAQQIYDYFHP; the protein is encoded by the coding sequence ATGCCATCCACAAAAACTCTGCCGTTAGTTAAAGACTCGGAACGCCTAGAAAGTCGCCTCAAAGAAATCCCGGCGGTTCCTGGTGTATATTTAATGCGCGATGAGAGCGATCGCATCCTTTACATCGGCAAATCAAAAAAACTCCGAAACCGCGTCCGTTCCTACTTCCGGGAAAGCCAAAATCTTAGTCCCCGCATCGCGATGATGGTGCAGCAAGTGCGCGAAATTGAATTCATCGCCACCGACACAGAAGCGGAAGCTTTAGCGTTAGAAGCAAACCTCGTAAAACAGCACCAACCTTACTTTAATGTCCTCCTCAAAGATGATAAAAAATATCCTTATTTGTGCATAACTTGGTCGGAGGAATACCCGCGCATTTTTATCACCCGCAAGCGCCGCGCAGGTAGTGCAAAAGACCGCTATTACGGCCCTTACGTCGATACAGGAGCGCTGCGGAGTACGCTACATTTAATTAAGCGAATTTTCCCGCTGCGGCAGCGCCCTCAACCGCTGTTTAAAGACCGTCCCTGTTTGAACTACGACATCGGCCGCTGCGTTGGCGTTTGTCAAGGGTTAACTTCGCCGGAAGAATATCGAAAAATCATCCAAAAAGTAGCGATGATTTTCCAGGGGAGAACTGAGGAATTGCTCGATATTTTGCAGCCCCAAATGGAAGAGGCAGCCGAAGATTTAAACTTTGAAACGGCGGCGCGCCTTCGCGATCAAATTAAGGGTTTGCAGTCTTTGAGTGCGGGTCAAAAAGTATCTTTGCCAAACGATACGGTTTCTAGAGATGCGATCGCACTTGCGGCAGACACCCAGCACGCTTGCGTCCAATTGTTCCAAATTCGCGCCGGTCAACTGGTCGCAAGGTTGGGATTTATGGCGGAAATACCCTCCCAACTCCCCCTTGAAAAAGGGGGGCAAGAGTTATCTCAATCTATTGTAAAAGATGGGCAAGAGTTATCTCAACTTTCTCTTTCCTCCCCCCCTTCCCAAGGGGGGGAACGAGGGGGGGTAGAGGCCGGAGCGATTTTACAGCGGGTGTTGGAAGAACACTATCAAAATGTCGAATCTGTAGAAATTCCCAGCGAAATTTCAGTGCAGTACGAATTGCCAGAAGCGGAAATATTAGCAGATTGGTTGAGCAACCGTAAGGGGCGAAAAGTTACAATTTTGACGCCGCAACGGCAAACTAAGGCTGAGTTGATTGAGATGGTGGAACGCAACGCTGAGTATGAATTGGCGAGAATGCAAAGATTGAGCGATCGCAATTCTCAAGCAATGGAAGATTTAGCAGAAATTCTCGATTTGCCAGAAGTTCCTCGCCGCATTGAAGGTTACGATATTTCTCATATTCAAGGTTCAGACGCCGTAGCTTCCCGCGTCGTATTTATTGACGGTTTGCCCGCCAATCAACACTACCGCCATTACAAAATTAAAAATCCTGAAATTAAATCGGGTCATTCTGATGATTTTGCTAGTTTAGCAGAAGTTATCGGTCGCCGATTCCGAGGATTGAAGGAAGAGGGAAGAGGGAAGAGGGAAGATGGGTTTAGCGATTTAGAAGAACCGGAAGAAATCAGCAATTTATCCTCGGTTTCTCATACTATTTCCGACAAACCAGACTTAATTATGATAGATGGTGGCAAAGGTCAACTCTCAGCAGTTGTGGCTGTTTTGCGGGAGATGAATTTGCTAGAAGAGTTGCGCGTTGTCAGTTTGGCAAAGCAGCGAGAGGAGATATTTTTGCCGGGGGAATCTTTGCCGCTGCAAACTAATTCTGAGCAACCGGGCGTACAATTATTGCGCCGGGTGCGGGATGAGGCGCACAGATTTGCTGTGAGTTTTCACCGCGATCAAAGAAGCGAGAGAATGAAGCGATCGCGCCTTGATGAAATTCCCGGATTGGGACACCACCGACAAAAACAATTGTTGGCACATTTTCGGTCGATCGACTACCTCCGTTTAGCGACTCCCGAACAGTTGGCAGAAGTTTCTGGGATTGGCCCGCGTCTGGCGCAGCAAATTTACGATTATTTCCACCCGTAA
- a CDS encoding DUF29 family protein produces the protein MTQELIALRKSILEGRYKDALAIVDELDGMSKQAILRQIQCFLNVLLIHLIKNQVEQRLTGSWASSIRNAIREIKKANIKDNKTSYYINSDEWESFIEEEVIEDAIAEAAEEVLNGVYTQFQLAEMMDRNLILQTAVRLLNLTYIHSAKDLPAVLAQHLSQLPGGEDWINRRK, from the coding sequence ATGACACAAGAATTAATTGCTCTTAGAAAGAGCATATTGGAAGGGAGGTATAAGGATGCTTTGGCAATAGTCGATGAGTTAGATGGAATGAGCAAACAGGCAATTTTGCGACAAATCCAATGTTTTTTAAATGTTTTGCTGATTCACTTGATTAAAAATCAAGTTGAACAGCGATTAACTGGTTCTTGGGCAAGTTCGATTCGCAATGCAATCCGAGAAATTAAAAAGGCAAATATTAAAGATAATAAAACATCTTATTACATCAATTCTGATGAATGGGAGAGTTTTATAGAGGAGGAGGTGATTGAGGATGCGATTGCAGAGGCGGCGGAGGAAGTATTGAATGGTGTTTATACTCAATTTCAACTTGCAGAGATGATGGATAGAAACCTGATTCTTCAAACTGCTGTGAGGTTATTGAACTTGACTTATATCCATTCCGCCAAAGATTTACCCGCAGTGTTAGCCCAGCATTTAAGTCAGTTACCAGGTGGAGAAGATTGGATAAATCGGCGAAAATAA
- the mutS gene encoding DNA mismatch repair protein MutS, whose product MPYTASTPTDPNQANIRNADHRLLEFTKLTPMMQRYVEVKEQYPHALLLFRVGDFFECFFQDAVTISRELELVCTSKESGKEIGRVPMTGVPHHALDRYTSMLVEKGYAVVVCDQVEDASIAAKEGRQVKREITRILTPGTLTDDGMLKPRQNNFLAAVVIAGEHWGLAYTDISTGEFVTTQADSLEQLTLELLRLQPSEVLVPTNAPDLVTMLRPGEKSEHLPECLPNSFCYSLRSQIPFSLSEAKQRILQKFKVRSLEGMGCAHLSLAVRAAGGLLQYLEETQKEKAVSLQRLHTYTLTDFLILDYQTRRNLEITQTVRDGVFHGSLLWAIDKTSTAMGGRALRRWVLQPLLSIKGIGARHDTIQELVENNALRQDLQQLLRQIYDIERLTGRAGSGTASARDLVALADSLGKLPALASIAAQGISPYLKALQNVPPILEELATKIHAHLVDEPPIHLKEGGLIRPGINPMLDEMRETASADLVWITNLAENERKRTGISNLKVAYNKAFGYYISISKSKVDQVPNDYIRKQTLTNEERYSTEELKEREVRILTAREDLNQLEYDIFAQVRSEVGEHAEIIRNVSRAVAAADVLCGLAEVAVYQNYCRPTMTESREIKIIEGCHPVVEKSLPPGFFVPNSAFLGREESLNRPDLIILTGPNASGKSCYLRQVGLIQLMAQMGSYVPAKAASLGICDRIFTRVGAVDDLATGQSTFMVEMNETANILNHATPQSLVLLDEIGRGTATFDGLSIAWSVAEYLATEIRARTIFATHYHELNELASILDNVANYQVTVKELPDQIVFLHQVQPGGADKSYGIEAGRLAGLPPSVIDRARQVMKQIEKHSKIAIGLRKGVKKNGRKESEGEQLDIFDD is encoded by the coding sequence ATGCCTTACACTGCATCTACCCCAACAGACCCCAATCAAGCCAACATCCGCAATGCCGACCACCGCCTACTAGAATTCACCAAGCTAACGCCGATGATGCAGCGGTATGTGGAAGTGAAAGAACAGTATCCCCACGCACTTTTATTGTTTCGAGTCGGAGATTTCTTTGAGTGTTTTTTCCAAGATGCAGTTACGATTTCGCGGGAATTAGAACTTGTTTGTACGAGTAAAGAAAGCGGCAAAGAAATCGGCAGAGTGCCGATGACAGGAGTGCCACACCACGCCCTCGATCGCTACACGTCAATGTTAGTAGAAAAAGGCTATGCTGTGGTAGTTTGCGACCAAGTGGAAGATGCCTCGATTGCTGCTAAAGAAGGTCGCCAAGTCAAGCGAGAAATTACCCGCATTCTCACTCCCGGAACTTTGACTGATGACGGAATGCTCAAACCCAGACAAAATAATTTTTTAGCAGCAGTCGTCATTGCTGGGGAACATTGGGGATTAGCTTATACAGATATTTCTACGGGAGAATTCGTCACTACCCAAGCAGACAGTTTAGAACAATTAACCCTAGAATTGCTGCGCTTGCAGCCTTCGGAAGTCTTGGTACCGACTAATGCGCCGGATTTGGTGACTATGTTGAGACCCGGAGAGAAATCCGAGCATTTACCAGAGTGTTTGCCGAATTCGTTTTGCTATTCTTTGCGATCGCAAATTCCGTTTAGTTTGTCCGAAGCAAAACAGAGAATCCTGCAAAAGTTCAAAGTGCGATCGCTCGAAGGCATGGGATGCGCGCACCTTTCCCTTGCAGTGCGCGCCGCCGGCGGTTTGCTGCAATATCTCGAAGAAACTCAAAAAGAAAAAGCAGTTTCTTTGCAAAGATTGCACACTTACACTCTCACCGATTTTCTCATACTCGACTACCAAACCCGCCGCAATCTCGAAATTACTCAAACAGTGAGAGATGGGGTTTTTCACGGTTCGCTGCTGTGGGCTATAGACAAAACCAGCACCGCAATGGGAGGCCGCGCTTTGCGCCGCTGGGTGCTGCAACCTTTGCTCAGCATTAAAGGCATTGGCGCCCGACACGACACGATTCAAGAATTAGTAGAAAATAACGCCCTGCGCCAAGATTTGCAGCAGTTGCTGCGCCAAATTTACGACATCGAAAGACTGACCGGCCGCGCCGGTTCGGGAACAGCTAGCGCGCGGGATTTGGTCGCTTTAGCTGATTCTCTGGGAAAACTGCCGGCATTAGCCTCGATCGCAGCCCAAGGGATCTCGCCCTATTTGAAAGCGCTGCAAAATGTACCGCCCATTTTAGAAGAGTTAGCAACTAAAATTCACGCTCATTTAGTTGATGAACCGCCGATTCATTTAAAAGAAGGAGGTTTGATTCGACCGGGAATCAATCCCATGCTAGATGAAATGCGGGAAACTGCATCAGCCGACTTGGTATGGATTACTAACTTGGCGGAAAATGAAAGAAAGCGCACCGGAATTTCTAATTTAAAAGTAGCCTACAATAAAGCTTTCGGCTATTACATCAGCATTAGCAAATCGAAAGTAGACCAAGTGCCGAACGACTACATCCGCAAGCAAACTCTCACCAATGAAGAACGCTACAGCACTGAAGAATTAAAAGAAAGGGAAGTGCGAATTCTGACAGCGCGGGAAGATTTAAATCAATTGGAATACGATATTTTTGCTCAAGTGCGATCGGAGGTAGGAGAACACGCCGAAATTATTCGCAACGTTTCCCGCGCGGTGGCGGCGGCCGATGTTTTGTGCGGTTTGGCAGAAGTAGCAGTTTACCAGAATTACTGCCGCCCGACTATGACAGAAAGTCGGGAAATTAAAATTATTGAAGGTTGTCATCCTGTCGTGGAAAAGTCTTTGCCGCCGGGATTTTTTGTACCTAATTCTGCTTTTTTGGGTCGGGAAGAATCGCTAAACCGCCCAGATTTAATTATTTTAACCGGGCCGAATGCTAGCGGGAAAAGCTGCTACTTGCGGCAGGTGGGTTTGATCCAGTTAATGGCGCAGATGGGCAGTTATGTGCCGGCGAAAGCTGCGAGTTTGGGAATTTGCGATCGCATTTTTACCCGCGTCGGCGCAGTAGATGATTTGGCAACTGGTCAATCTACCTTTATGGTAGAAATGAACGAAACTGCAAATATTCTCAATCACGCGACGCCGCAATCATTGGTTTTGTTAGATGAAATTGGCAGGGGAACGGCGACGTTTGACGGACTTTCGATTGCTTGGTCTGTAGCAGAATATTTAGCAACTGAGATTCGGGCGCGGACAATTTTTGCGACTCACTATCACGAGTTAAATGAGTTAGCTTCTATTTTGGATAATGTCGCCAATTATCAGGTGACAGTGAAAGAATTACCGGATCAAATCGTATTCTTGCACCAAGTTCAGCCGGGAGGTGCTGACAAATCTTACGGAATTGAAGCGGGCAGATTGGCCGGTTTGCCACCGTCGGTGATTGACAGGGCGAGACAGGTGATGAAGCAGATTGAGAAACATAGCAAAATTGCGATCGGGCTGCGGAAAGGTGTTAAAAAAAATGGTAGAAAAGAGTCGGAGGGCGAACAGTTGGATATTTTTGATGATTAA
- a CDS encoding ABC transporter permease subunit gives MNPEPQPGKSQTLPKFKDLSKLLRDDRFWKIAGQAIALILVIVVIAILWDNLSANYSQLGIAFGFDFLNSQASFDIGESVIPYSPENTYRQAYFVGLINSLRVMGLGIIFATVAGLTVGIARLSDNWLLRSLAGLYVEVLRNTPLLLQLFFWYFAVFISLPKLEDNQHMRGPIYLTNRGIAVPWPVALPGFEIWVILLTVGVLAAAGLWMWRARVMLEEAKPGRQLFWALGAIGLSAILAFIITKNLPFRLDFPRLTPELQLEGGLKLTPEFAALVTGLSLYTGSYIAEIVRAGIQSVSRGQWEAGKSLGLKSGTMMRMVILPQALRVIVPPLTSQYLNLAKNSSLAVAVAYPDVYFVVGSPTLNQTGRAIEAMLIIMVTYLTISLIVSLFMNWYNNTVQIKER, from the coding sequence ATGAACCCAGAACCTCAACCGGGCAAATCGCAGACATTGCCCAAATTTAAAGATCTATCAAAACTGCTGCGGGACGATCGCTTCTGGAAAATAGCCGGACAGGCGATCGCCCTAATTTTAGTAATAGTTGTTATCGCCATTCTCTGGGACAATCTCAGTGCCAATTACTCGCAACTGGGGATTGCATTTGGATTTGATTTTCTCAATTCCCAAGCATCTTTTGACATCGGCGAAAGCGTGATTCCCTACAGTCCCGAAAACACTTACAGACAAGCTTATTTTGTCGGTTTAATCAACTCGCTGCGGGTGATGGGTCTCGGCATTATTTTCGCAACAGTTGCGGGTTTGACTGTAGGAATTGCGCGCCTTTCCGACAATTGGCTGCTGCGGAGTTTGGCTGGTTTGTATGTGGAAGTTTTGCGAAATACGCCGTTATTGCTGCAATTATTTTTCTGGTATTTTGCAGTTTTCATTTCCCTGCCAAAACTGGAAGACAATCAGCATATGAGGGGGCCGATTTACTTGACAAATCGCGGCATTGCTGTACCTTGGCCTGTGGCTTTGCCGGGTTTTGAGATTTGGGTGATTTTGCTAACAGTCGGAGTTTTGGCTGCGGCGGGGCTGTGGATGTGGCGGGCGCGGGTGATGTTGGAAGAAGCTAAGCCGGGAAGACAGTTGTTTTGGGCTCTAGGTGCGATCGGGCTGAGTGCAATCTTAGCTTTTATTATCACCAAAAATCTGCCTTTTCGTCTAGATTTCCCCCGCCTGACACCAGAATTGCAACTCGAAGGAGGATTAAAATTAACTCCTGAATTTGCAGCCCTGGTGACAGGACTCAGCTTGTATACTGGCAGTTACATTGCAGAAATTGTCCGGGCCGGAATTCAGTCAGTATCGAGAGGTCAGTGGGAAGCGGGAAAGTCTTTGGGGCTGAAGTCTGGAACAATGATGCGGATGGTAATTTTGCCGCAAGCTTTGCGGGTGATTGTGCCGCCTTTAACCAGTCAGTATCTGAATTTAGCTAAGAATTCGAGTTTAGCGGTTGCGGTTGCTTATCCCGACGTTTATTTTGTTGTGGGGTCTCCGACGTTGAATCAGACCGGTCGGGCGATCGAAGCAATGTTAATTATCATGGTAACATACCTAACAATTAGTTTGATAGTTTCTCTCTTCATGAATTGGTACAATAACACCGTACAAATTAAGGAAAGGTAA
- a CDS encoding amino acid ABC transporter ATP-binding protein has protein sequence METQLTAPEKVIVAENVHKWYGQFHVLRGVSMTVNRGEVVVVMGPSGSGKSTFIRTFNALEEYQQGKITIDGIELSHDLRNIETIRREVGMVFQQFNLFPHLSVLENVMLAPVWVRRWPKKKAEEVAMQLLERVGILEQAKKYPGQLSGGQQQRVAIARSLAMQPKIMLFDEPTSALDPEMVREVLDVMRNLAQTGITMVVVTHEVGFAREVADRIVLMDGGVLVEEAKPEEFFQNPKEERTRKFLSQIL, from the coding sequence ATGGAAACTCAACTAACGGCCCCAGAAAAAGTAATCGTAGCAGAAAACGTCCACAAATGGTATGGACAATTTCACGTACTGCGCGGCGTCAGCATGACCGTAAACCGAGGCGAAGTCGTTGTCGTGATGGGGCCATCCGGTTCAGGGAAATCGACATTTATTCGCACATTCAACGCCTTAGAAGAATACCAACAAGGTAAAATTACGATCGACGGAATCGAACTTTCCCACGACTTACGCAACATCGAGACAATTCGCCGCGAAGTAGGAATGGTGTTTCAGCAATTCAACCTGTTTCCCCACTTATCAGTCTTGGAAAATGTCATGCTAGCGCCAGTATGGGTGCGCCGCTGGCCAAAGAAAAAAGCCGAAGAAGTGGCAATGCAACTGTTAGAAAGAGTGGGGATTTTGGAACAAGCAAAAAAATATCCTGGACAGTTGTCTGGGGGACAACAGCAGCGGGTCGCTATTGCACGTTCTCTAGCCATGCAACCTAAAATCATGCTGTTTGATGAACCGACATCAGCATTAGACCCGGAGATGGTGCGGGAAGTTTTAGATGTAATGCGAAATTTGGCTCAAACGGGAATTACAATGGTAGTGGTGACTCACGAAGTCGGGTTTGCGCGGGAAGTTGCCGATCGCATTGTATTGATGGATGGCGGCGTTTTAGTTGAAGAAGCGAAGCCGGAAGAGTTTTTTCAGAATCCGAAGGAAGAACGCACCCGCAAGTTTTTATCTCAGATATTGTAA